Part of the Chloroflexota bacterium genome, CTAAAGGCGATTACCGACAAGACGGGGAGTGTTCCTGAAGGCGGCATAGTCCTGAAGGAGAACTACATGCCTGACGGTACGCTGGCAGCTATTACTGTGATGTATAAGCCGGCTGGCTACGAGAATCCTGACGCAAACGGCTGGTTCTTCTTGAAGTACGCGCCTGATGGAGCAATTGAGGTCGAGGGCATGGTGCAAGGCTGCACAGAGTGCCACAGCGACGTGAGCGACAACGACTTTCTCTTCTCGGCAGACGTGAAGTAGATTATCCAAGCACCTGGGTGTCGAGTCTGTAGGCCG contains:
- a CDS encoding cytochrome P460 family protein; translation: MSVALIGSMLLLAGCGGEEAEDMSADAPEANGAAIIEYLNSADYQNAWQHLPGVEPLYTGQDPHGALLSTYFNAIALKAITDKTGSVPEGGIVLKENYMPDGTLAAITVMYKPAGYENPDANGWFFLKYAPDGAIEVEGMVQGCTECHSDVSDNDFLFSADVK